A region of the Coxiella-like endosymbiont genome:
TTGCCTGATAGCGCTCAACCATCGCCGGCACCTGTGTGCTTTGGTCGGGATGGACTAGAATCACGATTTCATAATGTCGCATTAGCGATTTTCTCTCGGTTTAACAGCCCCCTTCCGAGGTTTGAATCGGTGGAGCAAGGAGTAAAAATGCCGTATTTTAACCAATTCCACATAAGATATCAAATTAAATCCAAGGCGCCCGGGATTCCACTTAAAGCTCTTGGCTTTGTAGGTTTTTGAGCCTAGAGTAAAGGAACCAATCTTTTAGAAATTCATGCTATGATTAGGAATCATCATGAGGCCAGAAAACTATGCTACTCACTGAAGATGCTGGTATTGGTAATTATCACATTCGAGCTTACGATGCCGAATCAGTCACAATTAACAAAACCCTCTATAAGTCAAGCGTAATTATTTCCCCCTATAAGCTTATTCCTGACTGGGAACCAAGATCTTTAGAGGACTTAAAACCAGAACATTTTCAAACTGTGTTATCTTTAAATCCCGAAGTGGTTATTCTTGGGACCGGAAAAAAATTTATTTTTCTGCCTAAAGAAAAGGTCATGCCGCTTCTCCAAAAACGAATTGGGATTGAATCC
Encoded here:
- a CDS encoding Mth938-like domain-containing protein — its product is MLLTEDAGIGNYHIRAYDAESVTINKTLYKSSVIISPYKLIPDWEPRSLEDLKPEHFQTVLSLNPEVVILGTGKKFIFLPKEKVMPLLQKRIGIESMDTGSACRTYAALMSEGRKIVAALIINNNSNS